One window from the genome of Trabulsiella odontotermitis encodes:
- the nuoC gene encoding NADH-quinone oxidoreductase subunit C/D produces the protein MVNNMTDLTAHDAASWQTQDHLDDPVIGELRNRFGPDAFTVQPTRTGVPVVWVKREQLLEVGDFLRKLPKPYVMLFDLHGMDERLRTHREGLPAADFSVFYHLISVDRNRDIMLKVALSENDLHLPTFTKLFPNANWYERETWEMFGITFEGHPNLRRIMMPLTWEGHPLRKDYPARATEFDPFELTKAKQDLEMEALTFKPEEWGMKRGTENEDFMFLNLGPNHPSAHGAFRIILQLDGEEIVDCVPDIGYHHRGAEKMGERQSWHSYIPYTDRIEYLGGCVNEMPYVLAVEKLAGITVPARVDVIRVMLSELFRINSHLLYISTFIQDVGAMTPVFFAFTDRQKIYDLVEAITGFRMHPAWFRIGGVAHDLPRGWDRLLREFLEWMPKRLDSYEKAALRNTILKGRSQGVAAYNAKEALEWGTTGAGLRATGIGFDVRKWRPYSGYENFDFEVPVGGGVSDCYTRVMLKVEELRQSLRILQQCLDNMPEGPFKADHPLTTPPPKERTLQHIETLITHFLQVSWGPVMPANESFQMVEATKGINSYYLTSDGSTMSYRTRIRTPSFAHLQQIPAAIRGSLVSDLIVYLGSIDFVMSDVDR, from the coding sequence ATGGTGAACAATATGACCGATTTAACCGCGCATGACGCCGCCAGCTGGCAAACACAGGATCACCTTGACGATCCTGTTATTGGCGAACTGCGCAACCGTTTTGGGCCGGATGCCTTTACTGTTCAGCCAACCCGCACCGGGGTACCCGTTGTTTGGGTGAAACGCGAACAGTTGCTGGAAGTGGGCGATTTCCTCAGGAAACTGCCGAAACCTTACGTCATGCTGTTTGACTTACACGGCATGGACGAACGTCTGCGTACCCACCGCGAAGGTTTACCTGCCGCGGATTTCTCCGTTTTCTATCATCTGATTTCAGTAGACCGCAACCGCGACATCATGCTCAAGGTCGCGCTGTCTGAAAACGATCTCCATCTGCCCACCTTTACCAAACTTTTCCCGAACGCCAACTGGTACGAGCGGGAAACCTGGGAGATGTTCGGCATCACCTTTGAAGGCCACCCGAATCTGCGCCGCATCATGATGCCGCTGACCTGGGAAGGGCATCCGCTGCGTAAAGATTACCCGGCGCGCGCCACTGAATTCGATCCGTTTGAGCTGACCAAAGCCAAGCAGGATCTCGAGATGGAAGCCCTGACTTTCAAACCGGAAGAGTGGGGCATGAAGCGCGGTACCGAAAACGAGGACTTCATGTTCCTCAACCTCGGCCCGAACCACCCGTCTGCGCACGGTGCGTTCCGTATCATTCTGCAGCTTGATGGCGAAGAGATTGTCGACTGCGTCCCGGACATCGGTTATCACCACCGTGGTGCTGAGAAGATGGGCGAACGTCAGTCCTGGCACAGCTATATTCCGTACACCGACCGTATCGAATACCTCGGCGGTTGCGTGAACGAAATGCCTTACGTGCTGGCGGTTGAAAAACTGGCGGGCATCACTGTTCCGGCTCGCGTTGACGTTATCCGCGTCATGCTTTCTGAGCTGTTCCGTATCAACAGCCACCTGCTGTATATCTCCACGTTCATTCAGGACGTCGGGGCGATGACACCCGTATTCTTCGCCTTTACCGATCGTCAGAAGATCTACGATCTGGTCGAAGCGATCACCGGTTTCCGTATGCACCCGGCATGGTTCCGCATTGGCGGTGTCGCGCACGATCTGCCGCGTGGCTGGGATCGCCTGCTGCGTGAGTTCCTTGAATGGATGCCGAAGCGTCTGGATTCCTACGAGAAAGCGGCGCTGCGCAACACCATCCTTAAGGGCCGTTCTCAGGGCGTTGCCGCGTATAACGCGAAAGAAGCGCTGGAGTGGGGCACTACCGGGGCTGGCCTGCGCGCGACCGGTATCGGTTTCGACGTGCGTAAATGGCGTCCATACTCAGGTTACGAAAATTTCGACTTTGAAGTTCCGGTGGGCGGCGGGGTTTCTGACTGCTATACCCGTGTGATGCTGAAAGTCGAAGAGCTGCGCCAGAGCCTGCGCATTCTGCAACAGTGCCTCGATAACATGCCGGAAGGCCCGTTCAAAGCGGATCACCCGCTAACGACGCCGCCGCCGAAAGAGCGCACGTTGCAACATATCGAAACCCTGATTACTCACTTCCTGCAGGTTTCCTGGGGCCCGGTGATGCCGGCCAACGAATCCTTCCAGATGGTTGAGGCAACCAAGGGAATTAACAGTTACTACCTGACCAGCGACGGCAGCACCATGAGCTACCGCACCCGTATTCGTACGCCAAGTTTTGCGCACCTGCAGCAAATTCCGGCGGCGATCCGCGGCAGTCTGGTGTCTGACTTAATTGTCTATCTGGGTAGTATCGATTTTGTTATGTCAGATGTGGACCGCTAA
- the nuoE gene encoding NADH-quinone oxidoreductase subunit NuoE produces MHENQQPQTEAFELSAAEREAIEHEKHHYEDPRAASIEALKIVQKQRGWVPDGAIYAIADVLDIPASDVEGVATFYSQIFRQPVGRHVIRYCDSVVCHITGYQGIQSAIERYLKIAPGQTTFDGRFTLLPTCCLGNCDKGPTMMIDDDTHSHLTPDAIPDLLERYK; encoded by the coding sequence ATGCACGAGAATCAACAACCACAAACCGAGGCTTTTGAGCTGAGTGCGGCAGAGCGTGAGGCCATTGAGCACGAGAAGCACCACTACGAAGACCCGCGTGCGGCGTCCATTGAAGCGCTGAAAATCGTTCAGAAACAGCGTGGTTGGGTGCCAGACGGCGCTATCTACGCAATTGCTGACGTGCTGGATATTCCGGCCAGCGACGTAGAAGGCGTTGCGACGTTCTATAGCCAGATCTTCCGCCAGCCGGTCGGTCGCCACGTGATCCGCTATTGCGACAGCGTGGTGTGCCACATCACGGGCTATCAGGGCATTCAGTCTGCCATCGAACGCTACCTGAAGATAGCCCCGGGCCAGACCACCTTTGATGGCCGCTTTACCCTGCTGCCAACCTGCTGCCTGGGTAACTGCGACAAAGGGCCGACCATGATGATTGACGACGACACGCACAGTCATCTGACGCCGGATGCCATCCCTGACCTGCTGGAGCGGTATAAATAA
- the nuoF gene encoding NADH-quinone oxidoreductase subunit NuoF: MKNIILTPETHPLTWRLRGDKQPVWLDEYQSKNGYAGARKALGGMAPDEIVNAVKDAGLKGRGGAGFSTGLKWSLMPKDESMNIRYLLCNADEMEPGTYKDRLLMEQLPHLLVEGMLISAFALKAYRGYIFLRGEYIEAAANLRRAIAEATEAGLLGKNILGTGFDFELFVHTGAGRYICGEETALINSLEGRRANPRSKPPFPASSGVWGKPTCVNNVETLCNVPAILENGVEWYQNISKSKDTGTKLMGFSGRVKNPGVWELPFGTTAREILEDYAGGMRDGLKFKAWQPGGAGTDFLTDAHLDLPMEFESIGKAGSRLGTALAMAVDHEINMVSLVRNLEEFFARESCGWCTPCRDGLPWSVKILRAIERGEGQPGDIETLEQLCRFLGPGKTFCAHAPGAVEPLQSAIKYFRDEFEAGIKQQFSNTHLIDGIQPNLLKTRW, from the coding sequence ATGAAAAACATTATTTTGACTCCTGAAACGCATCCGCTGACCTGGCGTCTGCGCGGTGACAAACAGCCGGTATGGCTGGATGAGTATCAGAGCAAAAACGGCTATGCCGGTGCGCGTAAAGCGCTCGGGGGCATGGCGCCGGACGAGATCGTCAACGCAGTAAAAGACGCGGGCCTGAAAGGGCGTGGCGGCGCAGGGTTCTCCACTGGTCTTAAATGGAGCCTGATGCCGAAAGACGAATCCATGAACATCCGTTATCTGCTGTGTAACGCCGATGAAATGGAACCGGGCACCTATAAAGACCGTCTGCTGATGGAACAACTGCCGCACCTGCTGGTGGAAGGCATGTTGATCTCCGCGTTTGCGCTGAAAGCGTACCGTGGTTACATCTTCCTGCGCGGTGAGTACATCGAAGCGGCGGCAAATCTGCGTCGTGCAATTGCCGAAGCCACCGAAGCGGGCCTGCTCGGAAAAAACATTCTTGGCACCGGGTTCGACTTCGAACTGTTTGTGCACACCGGGGCAGGGCGTTACATCTGCGGTGAAGAGACCGCGCTGATTAACTCCCTCGAAGGTCGCCGCGCGAACCCGCGTTCTAAGCCGCCATTCCCGGCCAGCTCCGGCGTATGGGGCAAGCCGACCTGCGTCAACAACGTTGAAACCCTGTGTAACGTCCCGGCGATTCTGGAAAACGGCGTCGAATGGTACCAGAACATCTCGAAGAGCAAAGATACTGGCACCAAGCTGATGGGTTTCTCCGGTCGCGTGAAGAATCCGGGCGTCTGGGAACTGCCGTTTGGCACCACCGCGCGTGAAATTCTCGAAGATTACGCGGGCGGTATGCGTGACGGCCTGAAATTTAAAGCCTGGCAGCCGGGTGGCGCGGGAACGGACTTCCTGACCGACGCACACCTCGACCTGCCGATGGAATTTGAAAGCATTGGTAAAGCGGGCAGCCGTCTGGGTACGGCGCTGGCGATGGCCGTTGACCACGAGATCAACATGGTGTCGCTGGTGCGTAACCTGGAAGAGTTTTTCGCACGCGAGTCCTGTGGCTGGTGTACGCCGTGCCGTGATGGCCTGCCGTGGAGCGTGAAGATCCTGCGCGCTATCGAACGTGGCGAAGGCCAGCCGGGCGATATCGAAACGCTTGAGCAGCTGTGCCGCTTCCTCGGCCCGGGCAAAACCTTCTGTGCGCATGCGCCAGGTGCGGTTGAGCCGCTGCAGAGTGCGATCAAATATTTCCGTGACGAATTCGAAGCAGGCATCAAGCAGCAGTTCAGCAATACTCATCTGATTGATGGGATCCAGCCGAACCTGCTGAAGACGCGCTGGTAA
- the nuoG gene encoding NADH-quinone oxidoreductase subunit NuoG gives MATIHVDGKEYEVNGADNLLQACLSLGLDIPYFCWHPALGSVGACRQCAVKQYQNAEDTRGRLVMSCMTPASDGTFISIDDDEAKQFRESVVEWLMTNHPHDCPVCEEGGNCHLQDMTVMTGHSFRRYRFTKRTHRNQDLGPFISHEMNRCIACYRCVRYYKDYADGSDLGVYGAHDNVYFGRPEDGTLESEFSGNLVEICPTGVFTDKTHSERYNRKWDMQFAPSICQQCSIGCNTSPGERYGELRRIENRYNGTVNHYFLCDRGRFGYGYVNLKDRPRQPVQRRGDDLITLNAEQAMQGAADILRQSKKVIGIGSPRASIESNFALRELVGAENFYTGIAKGEQARLQLMLKVLRESGVHTPSLRDIESYDAVLVLGEDITQTGARVALAVRQAVKGKARDMAAAQKVVDWQIAAILNIGQRAKHPLFVTNVDNTRLDDIAAWTYRAPVEDQARLGFAIAHALDNSAPAVDGLSNDLKGKVDVIVQALAGAKKPLIISGTNAGSAEMLQAAANVAKALKGRGADVGITMVARAVNSVGLGMMDGGSLEAALDELESGAADAVIVLENDLHRHASAARVDAALAKAPLVMVVDHQRTAIMEKAHLVLSAASFAESDGTVINNEGRAQRFFQVYDPAYYDNSNVMLESWRWLHSLHSTVENREVDWTQLDHVIDAVIEKLPQFAGIKDAAPDATFRIRGQKLAREPHRYSGRTAMRANINVHEPRQPQDKDTMFAFSMEGNNQPSAPRSQIPFAWAPGWNSPQAWNKFQDEVGGKLRHGDPGVRLIEASESGLEYFTTVPAGFQAEEGKWRIAPYYHLFGSDELSQRSPVFQSRMPQPYIKLNPADAAKLGVNAGATVAFSYEGQTLRLPVILSEGLTAGQVGLPMGMPGIAPVLTGARIDNLQEAKA, from the coding sequence ATGGCTACGATCCATGTAGACGGCAAAGAATACGAGGTGAACGGGGCGGACAACCTGCTACAGGCTTGTCTCTCGCTTGGCCTTGATATTCCTTACTTTTGCTGGCATCCGGCGCTGGGAAGCGTTGGGGCTTGCCGCCAGTGTGCGGTGAAGCAATATCAAAACGCGGAAGACACGCGTGGCCGCCTGGTGATGTCCTGTATGACACCGGCATCTGACGGCACCTTTATCTCTATTGATGACGACGAAGCGAAACAGTTCCGCGAGAGCGTGGTCGAGTGGCTGATGACTAACCACCCGCACGATTGCCCGGTCTGTGAAGAGGGCGGCAACTGCCACCTGCAGGATATGACCGTCATGACCGGTCACAGCTTCCGTCGCTACCGTTTCACCAAACGTACCCATCGCAATCAGGATCTGGGGCCGTTCATCTCGCACGAAATGAACCGCTGCATCGCCTGTTACCGTTGTGTGCGTTACTACAAAGATTACGCGGACGGCAGTGATCTGGGCGTTTATGGCGCGCATGACAACGTCTACTTTGGCCGCCCGGAAGACGGTACGCTGGAAAGCGAGTTCTCCGGCAACCTGGTGGAAATCTGCCCGACCGGCGTCTTCACCGACAAAACGCACTCCGAGCGTTACAACCGTAAATGGGACATGCAGTTTGCGCCAAGCATCTGCCAGCAGTGCTCCATCGGCTGTAACACCAGCCCGGGTGAACGTTACGGTGAACTGCGTCGTATCGAAAACCGTTACAACGGTACCGTTAACCACTACTTCCTCTGCGACCGGGGTCGTTTTGGCTACGGCTATGTGAACCTGAAAGACCGTCCGCGTCAGCCGGTTCAGCGCCGTGGCGATGATCTGATCACCCTCAACGCCGAACAGGCGATGCAGGGCGCGGCAGATATCTTGCGTCAGTCGAAGAAAGTGATCGGTATCGGCTCTCCGCGCGCCAGCATCGAAAGCAACTTCGCGCTGCGTGAACTGGTGGGCGCGGAAAACTTCTACACCGGTATCGCCAAAGGCGAGCAGGCACGTCTGCAACTGATGCTGAAAGTGCTGCGCGAATCGGGCGTTCATACGCCGTCCCTGCGTGACATCGAATCTTACGATGCGGTGCTGGTGCTTGGCGAAGACATCACCCAGACTGGCGCACGCGTTGCGCTGGCGGTGCGTCAGGCGGTGAAAGGCAAAGCGCGCGACATGGCGGCGGCACAGAAAGTGGTGGACTGGCAGATTGCGGCCATCCTTAACATCGGTCAGCGTGCGAAACACCCGCTGTTCGTCACCAACGTCGATAACACCCGTCTGGACGACATCGCCGCGTGGACGTATCGCGCGCCGGTGGAAGATCAGGCGCGCTTAGGTTTCGCTATCGCCCACGCTCTGGATAACAGCGCCCCGGCGGTCGACGGTCTGAGCAATGATCTGAAAGGCAAAGTTGACGTTATCGTTCAGGCGCTGGCTGGCGCGAAAAAACCGCTGATTATTTCCGGAACTAACGCCGGAAGTGCGGAAATGCTTCAGGCTGCAGCGAACGTTGCCAAAGCGCTGAAAGGCCGTGGCGCCGATGTCGGTATTACGATGGTTGCCCGTGCGGTTAACAGCGTCGGTCTTGGCATGATGGACGGTGGTTCGCTGGAAGCCGCGCTCGATGAACTGGAAAGCGGCGCTGCCGATGCAGTCATCGTGCTGGAAAACGATCTTCACCGCCACGCATCTGCCGCGCGCGTTGACGCTGCGCTGGCAAAAGCGCCGCTGGTGATGGTGGTTGACCATCAACGCACCGCGATCATGGAAAAAGCCCATCTGGTACTTTCCGCCGCAAGCTTTGCCGAAAGTGACGGCACGGTCATCAACAACGAAGGCCGCGCACAGCGTTTCTTCCAGGTCTATGACCCGGCGTACTACGACAACAGCAACGTGATGCTGGAAAGCTGGCGCTGGTTGCATTCGCTGCACAGCACCGTGGAAAACCGCGAAGTCGACTGGACGCAGCTTGACCACGTGATCGACGCGGTCATTGAAAAACTGCCGCAGTTCGCCGGGATCAAAGACGCCGCGCCGGACGCGACCTTCCGTATTCGCGGCCAGAAACTGGCGCGTGAACCGCATCGTTACAGCGGTCGTACGGCGATGCGCGCGAACATCAACGTTCACGAGCCGCGTCAGCCGCAGGATAAAGACACCATGTTCGCCTTCTCAATGGAAGGGAATAACCAGCCCTCCGCGCCGCGTTCGCAAATTCCGTTCGCCTGGGCGCCGGGCTGGAACTCCCCGCAGGCCTGGAACAAATTCCAGGACGAAGTGGGCGGTAAACTGCGCCATGGCGATCCGGGCGTGCGTCTGATTGAAGCCTCCGAAAGCGGTCTTGAGTACTTCACCACCGTACCGGCAGGCTTCCAGGCGGAAGAAGGTAAATGGCGTATCGCGCCGTACTACCATCTGTTCGGCAGCGATGAACTGTCGCAGCGTTCGCCGGTCTTCCAGAGCCGCATGCCGCAGCCGTACATCAAGCTCAACCCGGCTGATGCCGCGAAACTGGGCGTGAATGCGGGCGCGACGGTGGCCTTCAGTTACGAAGGTCAGACACTCCGTTTGCCGGTCATTCTTTCTGAAGGGCTGACGGCAGGGCAGGTAGGATTACCGATGGGCATGCCGGGCATTGCGCCGGTACTGACCGGGGCGCGAATTGATAATCTGCAGGAGGCCAAAGCATGA
- the nuoH gene encoding NADH-quinone oxidoreductase subunit NuoH has translation MSWLTPDVIDILLSVLKAVVILLVVVTCGAFMSFGERRLLGLFQNRYGPNRVGWGGSLQLVADMIKMFFKEDWTPRFSDRVIFTLAPMIAFTSLLLAFAIVPVSPSWVVADLNIGILFFLMMAGLAVYAVLFAGWSSNNKYSLLGAMRASAQTLSYEVFLGLSLMGVVAQAGSFNMTDIVNNQAHLWNIIPQFFGFVTFAIAGVAVCHRHPFDQPEAEQELADGYHIEYSGMKFGLFFVGEYIGIVTVSALIVTLFFGGWNGPFLPPFIWFALKTAFFMMMFILIRASLPRPRYDQVMSFGWKVCLPLTLINLLVTAAVILWQAQ, from the coding sequence ATGAGTTGGTTAACACCGGATGTTATCGACATTCTGTTAAGCGTCCTGAAAGCGGTTGTCATTCTGCTGGTGGTGGTCACCTGCGGCGCGTTCATGAGCTTCGGCGAGCGTCGTCTGCTCGGCCTGTTCCAGAACCGTTATGGACCGAACCGTGTGGGCTGGGGTGGTTCACTCCAGCTGGTTGCGGACATGATCAAGATGTTCTTCAAAGAGGACTGGACGCCGCGTTTCTCGGACCGCGTGATCTTCACGCTGGCGCCGATGATTGCCTTCACCTCGCTGCTGCTGGCCTTTGCGATTGTTCCGGTCAGCCCGAGCTGGGTGGTGGCTGATCTCAACATCGGTATCCTGTTCTTCCTGATGATGGCAGGCCTGGCGGTGTACGCCGTGCTGTTTGCCGGCTGGTCGAGTAACAACAAATACTCGTTGCTGGGTGCGATGCGTGCTTCTGCGCAGACGCTGAGCTACGAAGTGTTCCTCGGTCTGTCATTGATGGGCGTGGTGGCGCAGGCGGGGTCATTCAATATGACCGATATCGTCAACAACCAGGCGCACCTGTGGAACATCATCCCGCAGTTCTTTGGCTTTGTGACTTTCGCTATCGCGGGCGTGGCAGTGTGCCACCGTCACCCGTTTGACCAGCCGGAAGCCGAGCAGGAACTGGCGGACGGCTACCACATTGAATATTCCGGCATGAAGTTCGGTCTGTTCTTCGTGGGTGAATATATCGGCATTGTCACCGTGTCCGCGCTGATCGTCACGCTGTTCTTTGGCGGCTGGAATGGTCCGTTCTTACCTCCGTTCATCTGGTTTGCGCTGAAAACCGCATTCTTCATGATGATGTTCATTTTGATCCGCGCCTCATTGCCGCGTCCGCGTTATGACCAGGTAATGTCCTTCGGCTGGAAAGTCTGCCTGCCGCTGACGCTGATCAACTTGTTGGTAACGGCGGCTGTCATTCTCTGGCAGGCGCAATAA
- the nuoI gene encoding NADH-quinone oxidoreductase subunit NuoI: MTLKELLVGFGTQVRSIWMIGLHAFAKRETRMYPEEPVYLAPRYRGRIVLTRDPDGSERCVACNLCAVACPVGCISLQKAETKDGRWYPEFFRINFSRCIFCGLCEEACPTTAIQLTPDFELGEYKRQDLVYEKEDLLISGPGKYPEYNFYRMAGMAIDGKDKGEAENEAKPIDVKSLLP; the protein is encoded by the coding sequence ATGACCTTAAAAGAATTATTGGTAGGCTTCGGCACCCAGGTTCGCAGTATCTGGATGATCGGCCTGCATGCGTTCGCCAAACGCGAAACGCGCATGTATCCCGAGGAGCCGGTTTATCTGGCACCACGCTATCGCGGACGCATTGTCCTGACGCGCGACCCGGACGGTTCCGAGCGCTGCGTCGCCTGTAACCTGTGTGCGGTAGCGTGCCCGGTAGGCTGTATTTCTCTGCAAAAAGCCGAGACCAAAGACGGCCGCTGGTATCCGGAATTTTTCCGCATCAACTTCTCACGCTGCATTTTCTGCGGTCTGTGCGAAGAAGCGTGCCCGACCACGGCGATTCAGTTAACCCCGGACTTCGAGCTGGGCGAGTACAAGCGTCAGGATCTGGTGTACGAAAAAGAGGATCTGCTGATTTCCGGTCCGGGCAAATACCCGGAATATAACTTCTACCGGATGGCGGGTATGGCAATCGACGGCAAAGATAAAGGCGAGGCGGAAAACGAAGCCAAACCTATCGACGTCAAGAGCCTGTTACCGTAA
- the nuoJ gene encoding NADH-quinone oxidoreductase subunit J codes for MEFAFYICGLIAILATLRVITHTNPVHALLYLIISLLAISGVFFSLGAYFAGALEIIVYAGAIMVLFVFVVMMLNLGGSEIDQERKWLQPQIWIGPAILSAVLLAVIVYAILGLNDQGIDGNAISAKAVGITLFGPYVLAVELASMLLLAGLVVAFHVGREDRAGEVLSNRTDDRAKRKTEEHA; via the coding sequence ATGGAATTCGCTTTTTATATCTGTGGCCTTATCGCCATCCTGGCCACCCTGAGGGTCATTACCCACACTAATCCGGTGCATGCTTTGCTGTACCTGATTATTTCGCTGCTGGCGATCTCCGGGGTGTTCTTTTCGCTGGGCGCTTACTTCGCCGGTGCGCTGGAGATCATCGTCTACGCCGGGGCCATCATGGTGCTGTTCGTCTTCGTGGTGATGATGCTCAACCTGGGCGGTTCTGAAATCGACCAGGAACGCAAATGGCTGCAGCCGCAAATCTGGATTGGTCCGGCCATTCTGTCAGCGGTACTGCTGGCGGTGATCGTATACGCCATTCTCGGCCTTAATGATCAGGGCATCGATGGCAACGCCATCAGCGCGAAAGCCGTCGGCATTACGCTGTTCGGGCCGTACGTCCTGGCGGTTGAACTGGCGTCCATGCTGCTGCTGGCGGGCCTGGTGGTTGCCTTCCACGTCGGGCGTGAAGATCGTGCCGGTGAAGTGCTGAGCAACCGCACTGATGATCGCGCGAAAAGAAAAACGGAGGAACACGCATGA
- the nuoK gene encoding NADH-quinone oxidoreductase subunit NuoK — MIPLTHGLILAAILFVLGLTGLVIRRNLLFMLISLEIMINAAALAFVVAGSYWGQTDGQVMYILAISLAAAEASIGLALLLQLHRRRQNLNIDSVSELRG; from the coding sequence ATGATCCCCTTAACACATGGACTGATCCTCGCCGCGATCTTATTCGTTCTCGGTCTTACTGGTCTGGTTATCCGCCGCAATCTGCTGTTTATGCTGATTAGCCTGGAAATCATGATCAACGCCGCCGCGCTGGCGTTCGTGGTTGCCGGCAGCTACTGGGGCCAGACCGACGGTCAGGTGATGTATATCCTCGCGATTAGCCTTGCGGCTGCGGAAGCGAGTATTGGCCTGGCGCTGCTGCTGCAGCTCCATCGTCGCCGCCAGAATCTGAACATCGATTCAGTAAGTGAGTTGCGTGGATGA
- the nuoL gene encoding NADH-quinone oxidoreductase subunit L — protein sequence MNMLALTIILPLIGFVLLAFSRGRWSENLSATVGVGSIGLAALVTALVGVDFFNNGQQAFSVPLWTWMSVGDFNIGFNLVLDGLSLTMLSVVTGVGFLIHMFASWYMRGEEGYSRFFAYTNLFIASMVVLVLADNLLLMYLGWEGVGLCSYLLIGFYYTDPKNGAAAIKAFVVTRVGDVFLAFALFILYNELGTLNFREMVELAPAHFANGNNMLMWATLMLLGGAVGKSAQLPLQTWLADAMAGPTPVSALIHAATMVTAGVYLIARTHGLFLMTPEILHLVGIVGAVTLVLAGFAALVQTDIKRVLAYSTMSQIGYMFLALGVQAWDAAIFHLMTHAFFKALLFLSSGSVILACHHEQNIFKMGGLRKSIPLVYVCFLVGGAALSALPLITAGFFSKDEILAGAMANGHINLMIAGLVGAFMTSLYTFRMIFIVFHGKEQIHAHAGKGITHHLPLIVLLILSTFVGAMIVPPLAGVLPQTTELEHGRVMTLEITSGVVAIAGILIAAWLWLGQRTLVTAVANSGPGRLLGTWWFNAWGFDWLYDKVFVKPFLGIAWLLKRDPLNALMNIPAILSRFAGKGLLFSENGYLRWYVASMSIGAVVVLALLMVLR from the coding sequence ATGAACATGCTTGCCTTAACCATAATTCTGCCATTGATTGGCTTTGTACTGTTGGCCTTCTCCCGTGGCCGCTGGTCGGAAAACTTGTCCGCCACGGTTGGCGTGGGTTCGATTGGCCTGGCGGCGCTGGTCACCGCGTTGGTTGGCGTTGATTTCTTCAATAATGGCCAGCAGGCGTTCAGCGTTCCGCTGTGGACCTGGATGTCAGTCGGCGACTTCAACATCGGCTTCAATCTTGTGCTGGACGGTCTGTCGCTGACCATGCTTTCCGTGGTCACCGGCGTGGGCTTCCTGATCCACATGTTCGCCTCCTGGTATATGCGTGGTGAAGAGGGTTACTCCCGCTTCTTCGCTTACACCAACCTGTTCATTGCCAGCATGGTGGTTCTGGTTCTCGCCGACAACCTGTTGCTGATGTATCTCGGCTGGGAAGGCGTGGGCCTGTGCTCTTACCTGCTGATCGGTTTCTACTACACTGATCCGAAAAACGGTGCGGCGGCAATTAAAGCGTTCGTTGTGACCCGTGTCGGCGACGTGTTCCTCGCGTTCGCGCTGTTCATTCTCTACAACGAACTGGGCACCCTGAACTTCCGCGAGATGGTAGAACTGGCCCCGGCGCACTTTGCCAACGGCAACAACATGTTGATGTGGGCAACGCTGATGCTGCTCGGCGGTGCAGTTGGTAAATCCGCACAATTACCGTTGCAGACCTGGCTTGCTGACGCGATGGCGGGCCCGACGCCGGTCTCCGCGCTGATCCACGCCGCGACCATGGTGACCGCGGGCGTCTACCTGATTGCACGTACGCATGGCCTGTTCCTGATGACGCCGGAAATTCTGCATCTGGTCGGTATCGTTGGTGCGGTCACGCTGGTGCTGGCAGGTTTTGCGGCGCTGGTGCAAACCGATATCAAACGTGTGCTGGCCTATTCCACCATGAGCCAGATTGGCTACATGTTCCTGGCGCTGGGTGTGCAGGCGTGGGATGCGGCGATTTTCCACCTGATGACCCACGCGTTCTTCAAAGCGCTGCTGTTCCTGTCGTCAGGCTCGGTGATCCTCGCCTGCCATCACGAACAGAACATCTTCAAAATGGGTGGCCTGCGTAAGTCGATTCCGCTGGTGTATGTCTGTTTCCTGGTGGGGGGCGCCGCGCTGTCTGCGCTGCCGCTTATCACCGCGGGCTTCTTCAGTAAGGACGAAATCCTTGCCGGTGCGATGGCGAACGGTCATATCAATCTGATGATCGCAGGTCTGGTGGGGGCGTTTATGACCTCGCTCTACACCTTCCGTATGATTTTCATCGTATTCCACGGCAAAGAGCAGATCCACGCGCACGCAGGGAAGGGAATTACCCATCATCTGCCACTGATTGTTCTGCTGATCCTCTCCACCTTCGTTGGCGCCATGATTGTGCCGCCGCTGGCGGGCGTGCTGCCGCAGACGACGGAACTGGAACATGGCCGCGTAATGACCCTGGAAATCACCTCCGGCGTGGTCGCGATTGCAGGCATTCTGATCGCTGCCTGGCTGTGGCTGGGTCAACGCACTCTGGTTACCGCGGTGGCCAACAGCGGTCCTGGCCGCCTGCTGGGCACCTGGTGGTTCAATGCGTGGGGCTTCGACTGGCTGTATGACAAAGTCTTTGTGAAGCCATTCCTCGGCATTGCATGGCTGCTCAAGCGCGATCCGCTGAATGCGCTGATGAACATTCCGGCAATTCTGTCTCGCTTTGCAGGCAAAGGTCTGCTGTTCAGCGAGAACGGGTATCTGCGCTGGTATGTGGCATCCATGAGCATCGGCGCCGTGGTGGTATTAGCGCTGTTGATGGTATTGCGTTGA